The Ahaetulla prasina isolate Xishuangbanna chromosome 13, ASM2864084v1, whole genome shotgun sequence genomic interval TTCCACAACAACCCCCATTATTGGAGCAACTGGGATAGAAGAGAACGCCCCAATCAGTCACCCACTGGTGGTTGAACCAACCAGGGGACCATCAATCAAGCATTCCTTTCTAATATTGCCACAATGTCCTATCAACCTTTTGGGGAGGGATCTACTAGGAAAACTGGGTGCAGTTATACAATGCACTCAGCAGGGagtctcccttaaaattccccccgAAAGGGCCTATCTTTGTTTCCTGAAAAAAGGAACAACCCTTAACGGCCCTGATTCTAACAAGATAAACCCCCAGGTGTGGTACCAAGGAACTCCTGGATTTGCAAAATTTGCCACACCTCACATGGCTCAACTCCTCCCGGATGCTCAACCTATAGCTATTCGCCAGTATCCCATCAGACGGGAAGCCAGGATTGGTATTAGGCCTCAGATTGAACTTTTCCTGAAAACTGGCCTCCTTGTTCACACCCAGTCATATTGGTCAACACCAATTTTCCCTGTCCCTAAGCCTGATGGGACTTGGAGAATGGTACAGGATCTTCGTGAGGCCAACCGCCGGCTCCGCCCACTCCACCCCTTGGTAGCCAATCCATATACCTTGCTGACTACCCTCTCTAGCAATCAGAGCTGGTATACGGTCATAGATTTAAAAGATGCCTTCTTTTGTATCCCTCTGGCTAAGGAGTGTCAGTCATATTTTGCCTTTGAGTGGGAAGACCCTTCCGATGGTTCCAAATGCCAGCTAACTTGGACTCGCCTGCCACAGGGCTATCGCAACAGTCCAACAGCTTTCGCTGCAGCCCTTGCCCACGATCTTAAAGACTTTGACACCCAACgaacttcccttttacaatatgTGGATGATTTACTGATAGCTGGCAAAGACCAGCAGGATGTTGAAAATACTTCAATCGCCCTCCTAAATCATTTGGCTAAAAAAGGCTACACAGTATCTAGAAAAAAGGTCCAATGGGCAACTCAGGAAGTACAGTACCTGGGTTTTGTCCTGCGCAAAGGCCATCGGTTACTCCATGAAAGCCGCCTGCAAGCCATCTCAGCCCTGCCTGTGCCAACTAACATTAAACAACTGCAAACCTTTTTGGGTATTGCTGGCTATGGGCGATTGTGGATTCCAATGTATTCTGTCATTGCCAAACCACTTTATCAATTGACCCAAAAAGATATGGCCTGGGACTGGACAAGGGAGCATCAGAATGCATGGCAGGATTTGAAAGATGCATTAGCCCGTGCTTCTGCTTTGGCGTTACCTGACCAAACGAAAGGTTTTGAACTCTTTGTCTCTGAAATGAAGGGATGTGCCCTTGGTGTTTTATTGCAAAGACTAGGTCCCGAAAAAGTTCCGGTTGCTTACCTATCCAAAGGGCTTGATCCAGTGGCCAGAGGGTGGCCAGCCTGTCTCCGATCTGTTGCAGCCACAGCTATCCTCATCCAGGAGACACACAAAATAACTTTGCCCCCTTAATGTTTATACTCCTCATTCAGTTCAAACTCTCCTTCAGCAGAAACTCCCAGCATGGGCAACCTCATGCAGGATTTCTAAGTATGCAAGCCAGATTTTAGAATCAGACTCTGTTCAGCTTCACAGATGTGAGAAACTAAACCCAGCTACTCTTCTGCCTTGCCCCCCCGAGAATGGTCCCAAGCATGACTGTTTAACTGTTTTGGAATCGGTGGTAGGCATTCGTGCAGATCTTAGGACTGAGCCTCTTGACAATCCTGAGACTCAGCTCTGGACTGATGGCTCTTCATTTGTAAGAAATGGAAAAAGATACACTGGCTTTGCTGTAGTCTCCAAAGATGGACCCCTCCTCCTACAACAACTCCCTTCTCACTGGTCTGCTCAAGCAGCTGAACTCCTAGCTCTAATTGAGGCATGCCATTTGTCCGCTGGTCTGCGTACCAACATTTATACTGACAGTCGTTATGCATTTTTAGCCGCACACACCCATGCAGCCCTATGGAAAGCACGTGGTTTTACAGGCGCTGATGGGAAAAGTTTAAAGATGAAACCTTTGCTAGAAAAACTTATCTCAGCTGTTAGGAAACCATCTCAGTTAGCCATCACTCATTGCCGAGGACACCAGACAGACCACAGTGAGATTTCCCGAGGAAACAGGGCTGCTGATTATTGGGCTCGCCAAGCTGCTGAATCAGGCCATGCTCTCCATTCCACAAATTCCAACCTCTTAGCTCTTCTGCCCTGTGATCCCACACTCAAACTGCCTGCCCTATATGATAAAAGGGATCAACTACACCCTGAGGGCGACTGGTATGATGGGTGGTGGGTTGTCCAGAACAGGATTCAGCTCCCCCAACAGATGGTGTGGAAACTTGTCCAACGAGCACATTGTATGTCTCACAGTGGTCCTCGCCCACTTCAGAAGTGGCTCTCCTCTCGCTACTGCAATCCAAACCTACGTAGCCTTTGCAAGACTGTTGTTTCTCAATGTGAACTTTGCCAAAGGAATAACCCCCGTGGGAGCAGCCCGCTTCCGCCTGGCCGTCTCCGAACTGCCCGGTATCCAGGGGAGGCCTGGCAAGTAGACTTTACCGAACTCCCAAAAAGGGGAGCGAAAACTAACCTTCTTGTTTTTGTTGATTTCTTTACTGGGTGGCCAGAAGCCATTCCGACTTCCACTCAAAAAGCCAGAGAGGTGGTAAATGCCCTAGTTGATCAGATTATTCCAAGATTTGGAGTCCCTAAGGGTCTAGAGTCTGACAATGGCAGGCACTTCACCTCACAAGTTACCCAAGATGTCAGTAAATTTTTAGGCATCCCTTGGCACCTTCATTGTTCTTATAACCCAAAATCTTCAGCTAAGGTGGAGAGACAGAACAGGACCCTGAAGACACATTTATCCAAACTCTGCCAAGAGACCCAGCTCCCATGGACAAAAGTACTCCCAATAGCCTTGGCAAGGATCAGGGCCCTACCTTCAGGGAAATTAGGACTGTCACCCTTTGAAATGATGTATGGTAGACCCTTTGTTGCTTCTGCCCTACCAGACTCTAATGAAGGGGAGAGGAACATCTCATCATATTTGCATAATCTGGCGCAGGTACTGTCCTCTATCTCTAAACAGGTCCAGTCTGCTTTGCCTCCGGCTTCTGATGTGCCACCACTGGCTGAGCCAGGCCAGTGGGTAAGGATTAAAGAATTATCTCCAACCTGCACCCAACCCAAGTGGTCTACACCCCGCCAAGTTCTTCTCAGCACCCCCACGGCTCTGAAAGTGCACGGCATCAAAGCGTGGATCCATGCATCCCGAGTGAAGCGCATCCCTGAGCCCTCCGAGCAGTGGCAAGTTCAACAGCTGGAAGGACTCAAGCTGAAACTTCATCGCTCCCCAGCTTCACTGGCTTCACCTGCTGACCTGCTCTCCTCCACGGACTGAATTGACTGAACACCTATCGAATACATTTGGTTTGCCATTTTTGGTTGTCTTTGTTATTTCTCTGCTCTGTTGCTGCTGGTTTCCTAGCACATTCTTCAAGAAAAGTGACAATGACTCTAACCTCTATCTTCCTTCCACtacttcttttaatgtttttgtttttggggaCTACTACAACCGCAGCCGTCTCCCAATCCCATTGTGAACAATGTTTGGTGACCACCCGTCATGGCAATGTAGTTACCAAGACTCTGGTTTATCACTCCCATTATGACTGCCTGGACCTAAATACCACACTCTGTATCCACAACACCACTATCTACAAGATCTGTCCTAATAATGGGAACCCCATCTGTTTCGATCCTCAAGGGTCCCAATTCGTCTTGGACATCGAAGTCACCGCATTTCAAGATAGCAATCAACCTGGTATCCATCTTGGGAGAAACAAGAGTACTACTCATACTCCTCAGGTCCAAATCTGTTTTGATGTTTGCTATGCCATTGCGCAAGGACAAAGGGGGGGTGGGGTTTTGTGTGGTTCTATAGGTTGGCAACAGTCATATCGTACACAGGAAAAATACCTCTTTGCCTCCTGTGGTGCTTCTCAGGCATATACATACTGGTACACTACAAATTCCCAACCGCAATCAGGACCACTCTTAAGCGGATGTTACGGGTCCAACTTCTTTAATATTTCCCGGGGGGAGGCCCCACCAAATTGCCCTCCCGATGGATGTAATTCTATGTGCCTCCTTTTTAATACTCCCCCTCCAGGCACACTAAACGTGGGCCTTGGAATCAATGGGCGAGGGACTGACCCTTATGGCCAGATTGAAATTAAAGTCACCAGAACGGTTTACCAGCCTCAGCGCTTCAccattttccattcattttatgaggaaatggaaaaaaatgtacaAATCCCCTCAATAACAAAAAACCTCTTCATAGATTTAGCTGAGAGGATTGCATCATCCCTCAATGTGACTAACTGCTACGTCTGTGGAGGAACTAATATGGGGGAAAGATGGCCATGGGAagctaaagaaataaaattggcTACTCTTGCCCAAATGAACCTCACATGGTCCTCTGTGGACCGACCCCGAGAATGGATTCTTCAAACTTCCATCATCGGTGATGTATGTTTTCAAAGGCCTGCCACTCGACTATTTGTGATCCCTTTAGGGGATTTAGTCTGTCAGAACCTTATTGTGGCAGCTAAAGCTAATACCACGTGGTGGTCTGGCTCTCATGCAGCACAACCAAACAACCCCTTTTCTGCTTATAAGCAACTTTCCTCCATTTGGGATCATCTCCATGATATTACCTTATCTTGGCCTGCCCCAGATGGACTCTTTTGGATCTGTGGGCGAAGAGCCTATGTGTCCCTTCCACATAAGTGGAGTGGTACTTGTGCATTGGGAACCGTTAAACCTAGTTTCTTCCTGTTACCCATCAATCAAGGGAAACGACTTGGTGTCCCTGTATATGATGAGGTAGGACACAGGGATAAACGATCCCTCACATCCGAAGATCTTAAGATCACGGATCAGACGACTTGGCATGATGAGGACTGGCCCCCAGAAAAAATAATCCGAACTTATGGCCCTGCGACCTGGGCGGAAGATGGAATGTGGGGTTATAGGACCCCAATTTATTTGCTCAATCGCTTGATACGCCTTCAGGCAGTGGTTGAGCTCATTACCAATAGTACTGGTGCATCCCTCGATATGCTTGCTGAAACTAACACCAAGCTTCGCACTGCTGTCTATCAGAACCGTCTTGCCCTAGACTATCTGCTTGCACAAGAAGGAGGGGTATGTGGCAAATTTAACCTCACAAACTGTTGTTTAGCAATTGATGATAATGGTAAAGCTATTCATGAACTTACTGCCAGAATGAGGACACTTGCACATGTCCCTGTCCAAACTTGGACTGGGGCAATGGATTTTAACTGGTTCAGCAATGCCCTCTCTAGCTGGAAGCATATTGGACTCATGGTGCTTTTAGCCTTCGGGGGTCTGCTTCTCCTTCCCTGTCTCATTCCTTTGATCCAAAGACTCGTCACTTCAACTATCTCAGGGATGACAGTTATTGCATCTTCCGTGCCTGCCACCCCTCATAATAAACCTACAAATATCATGGTCCTCAAAACTATCCCTACTAAATATATACCCCTCATCCATCATGATAGAAAGAATTCTATCGTttgagaaaaagggagaaatgaaGGGAATGATaatgtaaggaaatagatatattGAAATATTAGGATATTAGGATTAGtacttgctaatgatatttgatgtcttgtaTACCTgcttggtctcttgtttgtataactgcacatggtaaatatctgtttcccataacactgacacATATATTATGCCCTTTTGtagttagaacataaatatgccatcatggatggttattgaGGTCACACTGGCTAAATTCCTGGATTATTATCACCCTGAAAATATATGGCATATGTCTCATCTTGAGAATATCTGGAAGGTATCAGAGTGATCTGTGGAATATACCTCATCTGGAGAGTATCTGGAAGGCATCAGAGCAATCAACATGCCATCTTTTGTTGTCTTAAATGGGGACTAATTGACTAATTAGAAAGACAAAcggaaaagataacaccacagaaagaagttAGATTACATGCAGTGACCTTTACTATTGTGTGACCCAATGTAAATCCAAAGTTAGATcacattcactgacttttactattCTTTACTATTTGGTTAGTTAGATTGTATTACTACATAAATCTAGGAGTTAGATTGCATTTACTGACTTTTACTATGTTTTACTATGAAGTAATTAAAATACCACAAAGATCTTTCTTGGGTATAAGAAAGAACACTGCTTTGTCTTGTGTGTGCAGAATTTCCCTCTCATGTCCCTTGTACGTGGGTTAGGAACTTCTTACCCAGaactttaactttgatcaaagaataaaagtctgtttttgtTCTCAAGCCTCCGTTTAAGTCATTATTTTGGTTCATTTTTGGCTTAAGCGTATTGCCAAAACCTTAcactatatatattgtatagtatgTTGGTTTTGTCCACCCAAtctatatatcatatatcatatatatatatatatatatatatatatatatatatatatatatataggctggGTGGACACAACCAACGTACTCAGCCAAAAGTCAAATTTTACAAGGCTGGCTGAGGAGTTGAagtgtccacatgtcttaaaattagccaggttgagaaacattgaaacAAGTAGAGCTTTGCGGCtcctttaagaaagaaagaaagaaaaagaaaaacccacgAGCGTCGAGTTCGTTCTTCCGCCCGCGAAGGCGCCTGCGCCAACGGCAGTAGCCAATCCGAAGAGCAAGAGGGAGGAGTCCACCTGTCGAGCGGAGAGGGGCGGAGTTTGGGGGCGGGAGACGGGAAAACAGGCTCAGCCAATGAGGAGCGCGCCACGCTTCCTCTCCCGAGCCAATGGGAAAGCAGAGCGCGAAAGGCGCCATCGGTTGGATTGGGTTGGGGCGATCGCGGGTGTAATGGCGGCGGTTGGAGCGGCTCCCTCTGAGTAGCTGGCGGCTTCTCTCCGACGGGAGGGCTGCCCGAGAAGGACTAGAGACTGGGAAAACCCTCGAGGGGGGTCAGGGGTTCCTGAGAAAACGGCTGTTAACCGGTGAAGCTCTTGGAAGTCtcggggaggcaggcaggcatcgAGGTAACTAACGGAGGGGGGACAGTTAGCAAGACCACCGGACGGACAGGAGGATAGTTAATTACCAAGGCAATCGGGGTGAGGGTTACCAGGACAACCGGGGGGGGAAAGAATAGAGTAGTTATTAAGGTGGGGGTTGGTTACCAAGGCAACCGGGGGCAGGAGAGTAAAGGTAAGGGGTTATTACCAGGGCAACTGAAGAGACAAGAAAGTGGGTAGTTACCAGGACAACCGGGGGCAAGAGAGTAGTCATCAAAGTAAGAGGGGTAGTTACCAGGGCAACCGGGAGGGGCAGGAGAGTGAAGGTAAGGGGGTTGTTACCCGGGTAATTGGAGGGTCAAGAGAGTGAAGGTAAGTCGAGGTAGATACCAGGGCAAAGGGGAGGGGTAGTGGTGCAAGAGAGGAGTCATCAAGGTAAGGGCGGGTAGTTACCAGGGCAAGGGGGCGGCAGGAGAGTAAAAGTGGATAGGACAGTAAAGGTAAGGGGGGTAGTTTTTCCAAGACAACAGGGTGGGGCAAGAGAGTAGTCATCAAGGTAAGGGGGTAGTTACCAGGGCAACCAAGGGGAGCAGGAGAGAAGTAGGTAAGGGGGGGGTAGTTATTAGGGCAACCAAGGCGGTCAGGAAGATAGGCATCAGCGTAACAGGTGGTAGGGAATAGTTGCCAGAGAAGTGGAGGGGGCAGAGGGGTAATTTCCAGGATAACTGGGGAGGAGGGCAGAAGGGTAGACCCTCAGGGCAACTGGGAGCAGAGTCGTGGTAGACCTTCCAGGTTGCGCCTCCATTTGCAAAAACGTCTAGTGGCTAGAGTAAAGGGGCTTGCTTGACTTTTTTTGGCAAATGGGGAGCGGATATCACTTGTCTTTGAAACGGGTGAGCTTTGGAGATGGATGGCAATGCCTGTGAATGCCAGCAGAGGCTTAGGTTCCTCAGTTCGCAAGGCCTTCTGTGAGCATGCTTTTTTGGAAGGCCGGCCCCAGTGACTGTAGAGCCCGGGGATCTATTTCTCATCTTTTAGCCTGCTTGGATAGGATTACGATGCTGAAATAAGCAAGGCTCCACCTTCGGATCTCACTTCAGGCGGATGCCCTCTCCTCATGCTTGGGAGCTTCCAGGATACCAGCGGCCGAAGCATCATGACCAGCTCCCACAATGTGGTCTTCCTCTTGGACACGGCGGATTCTGCAGAGAAAGATCACCTTCACCTGGCCGCCTTGAGGATCTTGAACTTCTTGGGTTGCAAGTTTGGTCTGGCTAAGGTCCGATGGGATTTCAAATTCTTTGACTCCATGGGAATCCGTGGACGGGCTTCGCGGGTAGGCAGTTTCCGGGCGCTTGGGTCCCGCAGCTGGGAAGACTTTGAGGAAGTGCTGGAGGCCAGGTTCGGGAAGCAGCTCTGCCCTCCGTGCTCGCCTGGCCCGACGCCACGATCCATCGTCACTCGGAACATTCTGAAGGAAACGCTGCTGGACTATCAGTGGGACCGCCCTGAAATAGTCTCTCCTACCAAGCCAGTGTTGAGGAGCCAGAAAAACAAGTTAACGGTGATTGTGGACAACCCTCCAGCGCAATCCACTCACGCGGGCTTTGCTAATGCCATTTTCATCTTTTCTCCCTGCCCTCATTCCCGGAGAGAACTATGGCAATTTATTTCTGGGAACTACGCTCCTTTGCCAGAGGAACTGCCTCCTTCGCATGACCTGGCTGAAAAATTCCTCCCTAAGGGAATCCAAGACATGATGGTCAGTCATAAAGTCACTCTATATTGGATGGACACCACTGACTGgtccaaggtaaaaaaaaaaaaaagtctcagatTATCATTCTGTTTGTTACGTTGCTGCATTCGTTTTCCCTCCTTCAGAAATCATACGTACTTTGGTTATTGTTTTATTCGTACTACTCGAGATGTAAAACTGTAATATAGCAAATGGTTCCATGTTTATCTACTGGGGTTTTATGACGATTGATCAaattcagaatttttatttttatttttaacatttcaacttcgtattattctcttttttttttttattgaaagagttttaaaaaaaacaaagacattttcccccctttcccccccctccctcccaacccccccccccccggcttccctggtcaatcacaaggtattgttatacataaaccaaacatagaataaaattttcccttccaatccaattaaccacatccaaagcttttcatctcccaaccccctccccattacataaaataactttcta includes:
- the LOC131184758 gene encoding uncharacterized protein LOC131184758, producing the protein MKPLLEKLISAVRKPSQLAITHCRGHQTDHSEISRGNRAADYWARQAAESGHALHSTNSNLLALLPCDPTLKLPALYDKRDQLHPEGDWYDGWWVVQNRIQLPQQMVWKLVQRAHCMSHSGPRPLQKWLSSRYCNPNLRSLCKTVVSQCELCQRNNPRGSSPLPPGRLRTARYPGEAWQVDFTELPKRGAKTNLLVFVDFFTGWPEAIPTSTQKAREVVNALVDQIIPRFGVPKGLESDNGRHFTSQVTQDVSKFLGIPWHLHCSYNPKSSAKVERQNRTLKTHLSKLCQETQLPWTKVLPIALARIRALPSGKLGLSPFEMMYGRPFVASALPDSNEGERNISSYLHNLAQVLSSISKQVQSALPPASDVPPLAEPGQWVRIKELSPTCTQPKWSTPRQVLLSTPTALKVHGIKAWIHASRVKRIPEPSEQWQVQQLEGLKLKLHRSPASLASPADLLSSTD